The uncultured Fusobacterium sp. sequence ATAGGACAAAGTAATAGTGGAAAATCTAGTTTAATGGCTTCTATTATGTTTTTTTTAGGTTATAGAAATTTTAGAAACAGAGATTTGAGAAATGGTGAAACATTTTTAAAAATAGAGGGAAGATTTTATAACTATCATAAAAAAACATTTCAACTTAATAACGTAACTATTTCAAATAAAAATATTTGGCTAAAAGTTGAAAAAGTTTTAGATGAAGAGATTGAGTATTTTGTTTTGTATAATAATATATGGAATAAAATTACAGCTGAAGAGTATTTTTATATTACTGAATCTACTCCAATTCTATTTATCCCATCTTTTTCTGAAAGGGATCAAACAGAATTTTTTATTCTTTCTCTACTAAAAATTTTAGAAAAAAGAAATTTTAATCATCCAGCAACAATTAAAAAAATTACTAATACTTTTGAAGAACTTCAAAATGAATATACAAGCAAAGGACTATATAGAAATTTAATTTTTGAAATTTTTTGTTCCTTAGCTAAATACTCAAAAAAAATAAAATCTTCTATTTTAGATAATACTCTTATTTTATTTGAAGAACCTGAAATATATCTTCATCCTCAAAAACAAAAAGAGTTATTCTCCAATATAAATCTTCTATGTAAAATGGGAACTCAAATTTATATTGCTACTCATTCTAGTAACTTTATCAATCTTCAATCTTATAAATCTATATGTATCATTAGAAAAGAAATTAAGTTTGGAAGT is a genomic window containing:
- a CDS encoding AAA family ATPase; protein product: MYLKELKIKNWQCIKETEIKFENLMLFIGQSNSGKSSLMASIMFFLGYRNFRNRDLRNGETFLKIEGRFYNYHKKTFQLNNVTISNKNIWLKVEKVLDEEIEYFVLYNNIWNKITAEEYFYITESTPILFIPSFSERDQTEFFILSLLKILEKRNFNHPATIKKITNTFEELQNEYTSKGLYRNLIFEIFCSLAKYSKKIKSSILDNTLILFEEPEIYLHPQKQKELFSNINLLCKMGTQIYIATHSSNFINLQSYKSICIIRKEIKFGSKAFQFKGHLFSGDEIKNFNMNYWINPDRSEIFFAKKVILVEGQTDKIVLGYLSKKLGIYKYDYSILECGSKSLIPQFIKLLNVFKIPYIAVYDKDNHLWRTPEEIENSNQKNKTIQRTVKKEFGEWLEFENDIEEEIYQENRERKNYKNKPFYALKTVTDENFVVPTNLEKKVRTIFK